Genomic segment of Arachis hypogaea cultivar Tifrunner chromosome 11, arahy.Tifrunner.gnm2.J5K5, whole genome shotgun sequence:
AGTGGATTCCAAACAATGAGGAGAATTCACAATGTGCAGATACATACAAGCATTAGCAAGCACCGCAAAGTTAGCCAAATGTTTTTTCACTGCTGTAACACATGTACAGAAAGCCGTCATCATCCTTGTAAGTGTCATAGATGTTGCTCAAAAGACTCGCTGTGAATAAAAGAAACCAAAGACACAGCCATTACATTATTAGATTTGATATAAGAGAAGACAGAAGTTGAATTTACCCAAGAGTTTAGTGACATGGAGCACTTACTAGTCTGAGGTAATGTGTTCTTCACAAATATAAACAGAGCTTTCCCGGGCTTCATCCGCAGCCTGCCACTCAAAATATGAATGAACTGCCCAACAGACATGTCCCTTGGAACCAAATAtctaaaagagaaaagaaaagaaaaatgtataCATCAGACCTTGGACATATGAATCACCTACTCATGATTAAGGATTCAATGATGCACTATCACTCAATGGGATACTAATTCTAGTCAATGAAATGGATTAGAAGACAATTGTAAAAGataaatgaagaacaagaaaatatctgtttataaataaatttcacATAGCTGAATGGGAACCTTCACTGAATTACATTAAAAGCATTAATCATGAAAATAGTGACTTCATTTCACAAAAAGACATATGTTATCAGTCAAGATGAATAGTAATAGGATTAAGACAGTTATAACATGGAATTAAAGGGacctcaaaaaataataaattatactaaaaaaatcaACCATACAGGTAGAACCTACTTTTTCTTGTCCAATGTAGGGATGTCTGCCCTTGCATATTTCTCAATGATGACCTGCAACATATATTGCATCAAAAGtgagaaggaaaaagaagaaaaaaagaaacaggaacgaaataaaagaaaaaccaaTAGCCATTACTTAGAAAAAGTGACTGATTCATAAAAAAGTAACCATAAATAACAATTTTTCAACCAATAGTGGTAATTGATTTtgtgtgattaaaaataatgtGAAAATCGAAGCCAAATGTGAAAATGTGAAATGTCAAAATTTGAAGAAATATCATACAGGAACTCGATCTGGATATTTGACTATGATGCTTGTAGATTCCTTTTTCCGTTCATCTGCACCAATCAAAAAACCAAGAAAGAAATCAGCAATGcactataataataatagttatattatcttatataaaattaattatattttgaagAATTAGgaaatggaaaaaaaagaaaaaaagaaaaaaagagagaaacaaaCCGAACGTAAACTCTTCCTTGAAAAGCTTAACCTTCTTGGATTTGGATTTGCCCATCAGAATCAAAGTTTCAGAATGaggaaatgaaattgaaatgcaGATTGGaaagattagagaagaaaagagagaaatgaagaagagaaattgGATATCATTATAAGAAATCGGTTATTCTACGCTGTTGCGTCCACCGTCAAATTTTCTGGCATTATCGTGCAAGTCATTATCCGTCGACAGAATCGTGTCAACTACCAGGGAAGATTCCCATATACGTTTTTGGCGGGTTCTGTCTATTGGGCTTCATTGTTTCAGATTCAATGGGCCTTGTTTGGCCCAATATATCATACCCGGCCCCACTTTTTATAGGCCATCTGGCGTCTATTATATCATTATcattgtaatatatttttatttttatcattgtaAAGCATATCGAGGTGTGGCATATTTTGGTgacaatttacatataattttttaaattattttttaaaaaaaatattacataataaattatacacaaattaatatttatataattatttatttttatatttttcaataattttaaatcttaatattttattttatatgtttttagtaattattatgattttttttatttcagtaagtaaattatcaataattaataattttaattcaataataaGTTACATTCTGAtgtcaaatatattgacataGCATATTTTAATGTCAGTTTAGATATATATCTCTTCTCAACTAATTTTTAGCATAGTATTATGTAATtaattatatacaaattaatatttaataattaattatgtaaaatttattaataattttaatattttattcaactcttttttaataattattatgattcttttttatattttcatacatcagtaattatattattttattttatatcactttaaaaattattactttatattcttttaaaaattatcacaattttttcttatatttctgtaAATGTTATATATAGTGTTTTATTTTACCATTTAGAAGTATAAATTTTAGAACCAAGTATGCTGACGTGACGCGTATGGTGTCCATCTACATGTTAATgctatttttagaaaatattatatattaaataattagatttgttaatatttaatattatatatttttaataattatattgatttttttatttttctatgaaTATTATAgatatcttttaaataatttttaattctttcttatataatattttgaatatagtatatttttttatttctgttgATTAAATTTATCTAGATAGTTAGAAAATTATTCGttaatattttctaataatatattattattttctactaCTCaaatgaatattattattattattttgacaaTATTTATTGAATACATATAAAGtcaactttaaaatattttagttcATTTTTTCTTATAAGTACATtgtgaattttttatattttaatgattAGTTGGCATTagtataaataacaaaaaatatatgaagTTATTTTATATAAGATAAATATATTTATGCATAATTTATATTAGAAGTATATTTctatcaaaaaaaatatatacatttttATGCATTGCAAAGGTATATACACtagttaatttaaaattaagtttTTGCACGTAATAATGAAACTAACGTAATAAAGTTTTGAGcatgttttcttgtttatttttttaatttattaaattcaatcaattataataaattaattatatcaattaattaatttaattaattatattttattttttttttaatttaataaatcaaattaattatactaattatttatatcaactcattaatttgattaattcttagagatatttttatttaattattttaatcaattaaatacattaattataattaataaattattcaatttgattagaataaatattaaattatttaatattagtgATGGAACTGACATATGTAAGATTttggatttttataaaattaaataataaatttatttatgatatattatatttaattaagattatatttaaaaaaaattatatataaattaaacaattttttatttatgatttaaaattttaataattaaataataataagaattataGGTAGGTTGCTGTCGTGGGTGTCGCTGCCAGAGGAGAAGGAAGCCTTGCCACTGCTCTGACCGCCGAGAAACGCTGCCGGGGTAAGCTGTTGGAACTGTGGTTactttgttttttggtttttctctGAGTACAGTAAGCTATCTTATTTTGAAAATCTCTTTTATCGCTTTTTTGTTATACATTACTGAGGTTTCTGCGGCGTTTTTTGCTCTAGGGTCGAATTACAGCGATTGTATGT
This window contains:
- the LOC112722670 gene encoding autophagy-related protein 8i, with the translated sequence MGKSKSKKVKLFKEEFTFDERKKESTSIIVKYPDRVPVIIEKYARADIPTLDKKKYLVPRDMSVGQFIHILSGRLRMKPGKALFIFVKNTLPQTTSLLSNIYDTYKDDDGFLYMCYSSEKTFG